Sequence from the Seonamhaeicola sp. ML3 genome:
AAAATTTAAAGGTTGAATACCAATATTTAGAATACAGGTATTGTCTATAAAGACATTAAATAATTAAACCTCGTAAAACGAGTAAATAACCATTCCTGCTCTACCTTTATCCTTTCGGAGGACTCCGAAAATTCAGCGTGGGAGAGAAATCATCCCTGGATAGGCCTGCAAGTTAACAAATAATACGCTGTTTTTTTCTAAAATCTATTCAGTAATTTTGGTAGATAACGACGAAATTTGAAGCTCTAACCTTTTAATTTCTCGAGTTAATGCATTTCTATGCATTTGCATCCACAGGTATATTTTTATCATACTGATATATAAAAAGCACACTAAAACACCGCCAACCCAGAGGATTAAATCGTTGGTTTTTTCGGCATCAAACGTTTTTATGATACAATATATCAACAAACCAAAAACAATAGCCGTCATAAAGTTCATAACAATAGCTAACCAAGAGTTTTTACCTTTAAACAGTCCGCCCAACATTTGAAAAAGATTCTGCTCATCTAATTCATCATAAAAT
This genomic interval carries:
- a CDS encoding DUF6768 family protein, encoding MKNNKEDIDKLIKETLTQEEAKFYDELDEQNLFQMLGGLFKGKNSWLAIVMNFMTAIVFGLLIYCIIKTFDAEKTNDLILWVGGVLVCFLYISMIKIYLWMQMHRNALTREIKRLELQISSLSTKITE